A genome region from Yoonia vestfoldensis includes the following:
- a CDS encoding cob(I)yrinic acid a,c-diamide adenosyltransferase, whose product MVVLNKIYTKTGDAGQTALGNGDRVAKHALRVNAYGTVDETNATVGMARLHATGEMDSHLAMIQNDLFDLGADLCRPDMEKDGEAGYPVLRMSDTQVARLESQIDAMTAKVAPLRSFVLPGGSALAAHLHLCRTVSRRAERLTVELAGAEAVNPAAAKYLNRLSDWFFQASRIANDDGRADVLWIPGANR is encoded by the coding sequence ATGGTGGTGCTGAACAAGATCTATACGAAAACCGGTGATGCCGGGCAGACGGCACTGGGCAATGGTGATCGTGTGGCCAAACATGCGCTGCGGGTGAACGCCTATGGCACGGTGGATGAAACCAACGCCACTGTCGGCATGGCGCGCCTGCATGCGACCGGCGAGATGGACAGCCATCTGGCGATGATCCAGAACGATCTGTTCGATCTGGGTGCGGATCTGTGCCGCCCCGACATGGAAAAGGATGGCGAGGCGGGTTATCCGGTGCTGCGCATGAGCGATACACAGGTCGCGCGGCTGGAAAGCCAGATCGACGCGATGACCGCCAAGGTCGCACCTTTGCGCAGTTTCGTGCTGCCGGGCGGATCGGCGCTGGCGGCGCATCTGCACCTGTGCCGGACAGTGTCGCGGCGCGCGGAACGACTGACGGTGGAACTGGCCGGGGCCGAGGCGGTCAATCCGGCGGCGGCAAAATATCTGAACCGGCTGTCGGATTGGTTCTTTCAGGCCTCGCGCATCGCCAATGACGACGGGCGGGCCGATGTGCTGTGGATTCCGGGGGCGAACCGCTAA
- a CDS encoding twin transmembrane helix small protein, translating into MANDPLFWLVAVAVLLVLGILLLGIGSFGKGGDFYRKNANKIMRWRIGAQFVAVILLVLFVYLRGQGG; encoded by the coding sequence ATGGCAAACGACCCTCTTTTCTGGCTTGTGGCTGTCGCGGTGCTGCTGGTGCTGGGCATCTTGTTGTTGGGCATCGGGTCCTTCGGCAAGGGCGGCGATTTCTATCGCAAGAATGCAAACAAGATCATGCGCTGGCGGATCGGTGCGCAATTCGTGGCGGTGATCCTGCTCGTGCTATTCGTTTATCTTCGCGGACAAGGGGGCTGA
- a CDS encoding SDR family NAD(P)-dependent oxidoreductase — MVQKSILITGASSGIGLDAAQGMRAAGWRVFASCRKAEDCARLVALGFESPRIDYTDQTSIAAGLAEVLAATGGTLDALFNNGAHALPGAVEDLPVDGLRALFETNFFGWHALTRAVIPVMRAQGHGRIVHCSSVLGLVGIRWRGAYVASKFALEGLTDVLRLEMAGTQIKVILIEPGPITSDIRKNAIPHFERWINWQESARADEYKTLLARLYTDSGPDRFELPASAVTAKLLHAVTAAKPKPRYYVTRPTYLAGLMRRMLPTRLLDAVLLRG; from the coding sequence ATGGTGCAGAAATCCATCCTGATCACGGGCGCCTCTTCGGGCATCGGGCTTGACGCGGCGCAGGGCATGCGGGCGGCGGGCTGGCGCGTCTTCGCATCTTGCCGCAAGGCCGAGGATTGCGCGCGGCTGGTGGCGCTGGGGTTTGAAAGCCCCCGCATCGATTACACAGACCAGACCAGTATCGCCGCAGGTCTGGCCGAGGTGCTGGCGGCGACAGGCGGCACGCTGGATGCGCTGTTCAACAACGGCGCCCATGCGCTGCCGGGCGCTGTCGAGGATCTGCCGGTTGATGGATTGCGCGCCCTGTTCGAGACGAATTTCTTTGGCTGGCATGCGCTGACCCGCGCGGTCATTCCGGTGATGCGCGCGCAGGGACATGGGCGGATCGTGCATTGTTCGTCGGTGCTGGGGCTGGTCGGCATCCGCTGGCGAGGGGCCTATGTCGCCAGTAAATTCGCGCTCGAAGGGTTGACCGATGTGCTGCGGCTGGAAATGGCGGGCACGCAGATCAAGGTGATCCTGATCGAGCCCGGCCCGATCACATCGGATATCCGCAAGAATGCGATCCCGCATTTCGAACGCTGGATCAATTGGCAAGAATCGGCCCGCGCGGATGAATATAAGACCCTCTTGGCGCGGCTTTATACCGACAGCGGGCCCGACCGGTTTGAACTGCCCGCCAGTGCGGTGACCGCCAAATTGCTGCATGCGGTGACGGCGGCCAAGCCGAAGCCGCGCTATTATGTCACGCGACCCACCTATCTGGCGGGGCTGATGCGGCGGATGCTGCCGACGCGATTGCTTGATGCGGTGCTGTTGCGCGGATAG
- a CDS encoding DNA topoisomerase IV subunit A: MSDENETAPGPNDVTESLRSAIGDRYLTYALSTIMHRALPDARDGLKPVHRRILYAMSRLRLSPSGGFLKSAKISGDTMGDFHPHGDAAIYDAMARLAQDFNVRYPLVDGQGNFGNIDGDNPAASRYTEARMTAAAEALLEGLSEDSVDFRDNYDGRLTEPSVLPASFPNLLANGSSGIAVGMATNIPPHNLHELIDACLHLIKSPGAADDSLLTHILGPDFPTGGVIVEPPENMAEAYRTGRGSFRLRAKWEVEDLGRGQWQIVVTEIPYQVQKSKLIEKLAEVIQTKKVPLLADVRDESAEDLRVVLEPRARSVDPEMLMGMLFRNSDLEIRFSMNMNVLIDGLTPKVCSLKEVLRAFLDHRRDVLLRRSRHRLGKIDHRLEVLDGFIIAFLHLDRVIDIIRYDDDPKSALMAEDWAHAHIRATSEKDYVGPKATDPEIALTEVQAEAILNMRLRSLRRLEELELIAERDALAAERAGIVALLGDEALQWARIADELRETRKQFGRTSAGGARRTQFALAAEVADVPIEAMIDREPITVVCSQMGWVRAMTGHIDLTRDLKFKDGDGPRFTFHAETTDKLLVFGANGRFYTVAAANLPGGRGMGEPLRLMIDLPNEAEIIDILIHKPGEKLLVASADGNGFIVPETEVVAQTRAGKQVLNLGSSTARLCQRISGDHVAVVGENRKVLVFGIDELPEMTRGKGVRLQKYKDGGLSDATTFTLAEGLIWLDPAGRTRTQTELDEWIGKRASAGRMAPRGFPRDNRFT, from the coding sequence ATGAGTGATGAGAACGAGACCGCCCCCGGCCCCAATGACGTGACCGAATCGCTGCGCAGCGCGATCGGCGACCGCTATCTGACCTATGCTTTGTCCACGATCATGCACCGCGCGCTGCCCGATGCGCGCGACGGGCTGAAACCGGTCCACCGCCGCATCCTTTACGCGATGTCGCGGCTGCGCCTGTCACCTTCGGGCGGCTTTCTGAAATCCGCCAAGATCAGCGGCGACACGATGGGCGATTTCCACCCCCATGGCGATGCCGCGATCTATGATGCGATGGCGCGTCTGGCGCAGGATTTCAACGTCCGCTATCCGCTGGTCGACGGGCAGGGCAATTTCGGCAATATCGATGGCGACAACCCCGCCGCCTCTCGGTATACCGAGGCGCGGATGACCGCCGCCGCCGAGGCGCTGCTCGAAGGTCTGTCCGAAGATTCGGTCGATTTTCGTGACAATTACGATGGCCGCCTGACCGAACCCTCGGTGCTGCCCGCCAGTTTCCCCAACCTGCTGGCCAATGGGTCCAGCGGCATCGCCGTCGGCATGGCCACGAATATCCCGCCGCATAACCTGCATGAATTGATCGACGCCTGCCTGCATCTGATCAAATCGCCGGGTGCCGCCGATGACAGCCTGCTGACGCATATCCTCGGCCCCGATTTCCCCACCGGCGGCGTCATCGTCGAACCGCCAGAGAATATGGCCGAGGCCTATCGCACCGGGCGCGGCTCGTTCCGCCTGCGCGCCAAATGGGAGGTCGAGGATCTGGGCCGCGGCCAATGGCAGATCGTCGTGACCGAGATCCCCTATCAGGTGCAGAAATCGAAACTGATCGAAAAACTGGCCGAGGTGATCCAGACCAAAAAGGTCCCGCTGCTGGCTGACGTGCGCGACGAATCGGCCGAGGATCTGCGCGTCGTGCTGGAACCGCGCGCGCGGTCGGTCGATCCCGAGATGCTGATGGGCATGCTGTTTCGCAATTCGGACCTCGAAATCCGGTTCAGCATGAACATGAACGTGCTGATCGACGGGCTGACGCCCAAGGTCTGTTCGCTGAAAGAGGTTTTGCGCGCCTTTCTGGATCACCGCCGCGATGTGCTCTTGCGCCGCTCGCGCCACCGGCTGGGCAAGATCGACCACCGGCTTGAAGTGCTCGACGGCTTCATCATCGCCTTCCTGCATCTGGACCGGGTGATCGACATCATCCGCTATGACGACGACCCCAAATCCGCCCTGATGGCCGAGGATTGGGCGCATGCGCATATCCGCGCGACATCCGAAAAGGATTATGTCGGGCCAAAAGCCACCGACCCCGAAATCGCCCTGACCGAAGTGCAGGCCGAAGCGATCCTGAACATGCGGCTGCGGTCGCTGCGACGGCTGGAAGAACTCGAACTGATCGCCGAACGCGACGCGCTGGCCGCCGAACGCGCGGGGATCGTGGCGCTTCTGGGGGATGAGGCGCTGCAATGGGCGCGGATCGCGGATGAATTGCGCGAAACCCGCAAACAATTCGGCCGGACCAGTGCCGGTGGCGCGCGCCGGACGCAATTCGCGCTGGCCGCCGAAGTGGCCGATGTGCCGATCGAGGCGATGATCGACCGCGAACCGATCACCGTGGTCTGTTCGCAGATGGGCTGGGTGCGGGCAATGACCGGCCATATCGACCTGACCCGTGATCTGAAATTCAAGGATGGCGACGGACCCCGTTTCACCTTTCACGCCGAAACCACCGATAAATTGCTGGTCTTCGGTGCGAATGGGCGGTTCTACACGGTCGCGGCGGCCAATCTGCCGGGTGGGCGCGGCATGGGCGAACCTTTGCGCCTGATGATCGACCTGCCGAACGAGGCCGAAATCATCGACATCCTGATCCATAAACCGGGTGAAAAGCTGCTGGTCGCCTCGGCCGATGGCAATGGCTTTATCGTGCCCGAGACCGAGGTCGTGGCCCAGACCCGCGCCGGCAAACAGGTGCTCAACCTTGGCAGCAGCACCGCGCGGCTCTGCCAGCGGATCAGCGGCGATCATGTCGCGGTGGTCGGCGAAAACCGCAAAGTGCTGGTCTTCGGCATCGATGAATTGCCCGAAATGACCCGTGGCAAAGGCGTGCGGCTGCAAAAGTACAAGGATGGCGGGCTGTCGGATGCCACGACATTCACATTGGCAGAGGGGCTGATATGGCTGGACCCCGCCGGACGGACGCGCACGCAGACAGAGCTGGATGAATGGATCGGCAAACGCGCCAGCGCCGGACGGATGGCACCTCGCGGCTTTCCACGCGACAACCGCTTTACCTGA
- the tuf gene encoding elongation factor Tu: MAKAKFERNKPHVNIGTIGHVDHGKTTLTAAITKYFGDFKAYDQIDGAPEEKARGITISTAHVEYESEARHYAHVDCPGHADYVKNMITGAAQMDGAILVVNAADGPMPQTREHILLGRQVGIPYMVVYMNKVDQVDDAELLELVEMEIRELLSKYDYPGDDIPVIPGSALAAMEGRDPEIGENSIRALIAAVDEYIPTPARAVDLPFLMPIEDVFSISGRGTVVTGRVERGIINVGDEIEIVGIRDTKKTTCTGVEMFRKLLDSGQAGDNIGALLRGVDREGVERGQVLCKPGSVKPHTKFEAEAYILTKEEGGRHTPFFANYRPQFYFRTTDVTGTVVLPEGTEMVMPGDNLKFEVELIAPIAMEDGLRFAIREGGRTVGAGVVAKILL, from the coding sequence ATGGCAAAGGCAAAGTTTGAACGCAACAAGCCGCATGTGAACATCGGCACGATCGGCCATGTTGACCACGGCAAGACGACGCTGACGGCGGCGATCACCAAGTATTTCGGCGATTTCAAAGCCTATGACCAGATCGACGGCGCGCCCGAAGAAAAGGCCCGTGGGATCACGATCTCGACCGCGCATGTGGAATACGAATCCGAAGCGCGTCACTACGCCCACGTCGACTGCCCCGGCCACGCCGATTATGTGAAGAACATGATCACCGGTGCGGCACAGATGGACGGTGCGATCCTGGTGGTGAACGCCGCTGACGGCCCGATGCCACAGACCCGCGAACACATCCTGCTGGGCCGTCAGGTCGGCATTCCTTACATGGTCGTCTATATGAACAAGGTCGACCAGGTGGATGACGCCGAACTGCTCGAACTGGTCGAGATGGAAATCCGCGAACTTCTGTCCAAATACGACTACCCCGGCGATGATATCCCCGTCATCCCCGGCTCTGCCCTGGCAGCGATGGAAGGCCGCGATCCTGAAATCGGCGAAAACTCGATCCGCGCGCTGATCGCGGCTGTCGACGAATATATCCCGACACCAGCACGCGCAGTTGACCTGCCGTTCCTGATGCCGATCGAAGACGTGTTCTCGATCTCGGGCCGTGGTACGGTTGTGACCGGCCGTGTGGAACGCGGGATCATCAACGTTGGCGACGAAATCGAAATCGTCGGTATCCGCGACACCAAGAAAACCACCTGTACTGGCGTGGAAATGTTCCGCAAATTGCTGGACAGCGGCCAGGCTGGCGACAACATCGGCGCGCTGCTGCGCGGTGTTGACCGTGAGGGCGTGGAACGCGGCCAGGTGCTGTGCAAGCCCGGTTCGGTCAAGCCCCACACCAAATTCGAAGCCGAAGCCTATATCCTGACCAAGGAAGAAGGCGGCCGTCACACGCCGTTCTTTGCGAACTACCGCCCGCAGTTCTATTTCCGCACCACGGACGTGACCGGCACGGTTGTTCTGCCTGAAGGCACTGAAATGGTGATGCCGGGCGACAACCTGAAGTTCGAAGTCGAGCTGATCGCGCCAATCGCGATGGAAGACGGCCTGCGTTTCGCGATCCGCGAAGGCGGCCGGACCGTCGGCGCCGGTGTTGTGGCGAAGATCCTGCTGTAA
- a CDS encoding lysophospholipid acyltransferase family protein yields the protein MSLRRRIEKSHMLATALAWLAGSYLALCNRTTRWQVAGLDDLRAALAQGPVLLVMWHGRSVMGALHWPVADGPLTSLYDASPIGRVSGALQRRVGLQSIQMSRKTANLAASRIVLKRVRAGVSIGLTADGPLGPAQLVKDAPLEWARVTGVPVFCYAFATTRGRRLNSWDRMLVPRLFGRGAVVFARFDEKIPRKSDEAARAALRERMRLFIDATTARADALIRR from the coding sequence TTGTCCCTGCGCAGACGGATCGAAAAATCACACATGCTGGCCACGGCGCTGGCTTGGCTGGCGGGCAGCTATCTGGCGCTGTGCAATCGCACGACGCGCTGGCAGGTCGCCGGGTTGGATGATCTGCGCGCGGCGCTTGCGCAGGGGCCTGTCCTGCTAGTCATGTGGCATGGCCGCTCGGTCATGGGCGCCTTGCATTGGCCGGTGGCGGATGGTCCGCTGACCAGCCTTTACGATGCCTCGCCCATCGGGCGCGTGTCGGGTGCGCTGCAACGCCGTGTCGGGCTGCAATCGATACAAATGTCGCGCAAGACCGCAAATCTGGCCGCCTCGCGCATCGTGCTCAAACGGGTGCGCGCGGGGGTCAGCATCGGGTTGACAGCCGACGGGCCGCTGGGTCCGGCGCAGCTGGTCAAGGATGCGCCGCTGGAATGGGCGCGGGTGACGGGCGTGCCGGTGTTCTGCTATGCTTTTGCGACGACGCGCGGACGGCGGTTGAACAGCTGGGACAGGATGCTGGTGCCGCGTCTGTTCGGGCGCGGGGCGGTGGTCTTTGCGCGGTTTGACGAAAAGATCCCGCGCAAATCCGATGAGGCCGCGCGCGCCGCGCTGCGCGAACGGATGCGCCTTTTCATCGATGCCACAACCGCGCGGGCCGATGCTTTGATCCGGCGCTAG
- the secE gene encoding preprotein translocase subunit SecE — protein MAIANPVKFIQEVRAEVAKVVWPTRREVVLTTIMVFILAALTAVFFSLVDFVIRFGLSGVLGYFGG, from the coding sequence ATGGCCATCGCCAATCCCGTGAAGTTCATTCAAGAAGTCCGCGCCGAGGTGGCCAAGGTCGTCTGGCCCACCCGCCGCGAGGTGGTGCTGACCACGATCATGGTCTTTATCCTTGCCGCGTTGACGGCCGTGTTTTTTTCGCTGGTCGATTTCGTGATCCGCTTTGGCCTGTCCGGCGTGCTGGGCTACTTCGGCGGCTAG
- the nusG gene encoding transcription termination/antitermination protein NusG: MAKRWYSVSVLSNFEKKIAEAIRAKAEEKGLSDQIDEVLVPTEEVIEVRRNKKVTTERRFMPGYVLVHMEMSDEGYHLINSINRVTGFLGPQGRPMPMRDAEVQAILGRVQEGEDSPRTLIHFEIGEKVKVNDGPFEDFDGMVEYVDEEHQRLKVTVSIFGRATPVELEFTQVSKQ, encoded by the coding sequence ATGGCTAAACGCTGGTATTCGGTAAGCGTTCTTTCGAACTTCGAAAAGAAGATCGCAGAGGCAATCCGCGCAAAGGCGGAAGAAAAAGGCCTGTCCGACCAGATCGACGAAGTCTTGGTGCCCACCGAAGAAGTCATCGAAGTGCGTCGCAACAAGAAAGTGACGACCGAACGCCGTTTCATGCCCGGCTATGTGCTGGTCCATATGGAAATGTCGGATGAAGGCTATCACCTGATCAACTCGATCAATCGCGTCACCGGGTTTCTGGGGCCACAGGGCCGCCCGATGCCGATGCGCGACGCCGAAGTGCAGGCCATCCTTGGCCGCGTTCAGGAAGGCGAGGATAGCCCACGCACCCTGATCCATTTCGAGATCGGCGAGAAGGTCAAGGTCAACGACGGGCCGTTCGAGGATTTCGACGGCATGGTCGAATATGTCGACGAAGAACATCAGCGCCTCAAGGTGACGGTGTCGATCTTTGGCCGGGCCACCCCGGTCGAGCTGGAATTCACGCAGGTTTCCAAACAATAA
- the rplK gene encoding 50S ribosomal protein L11, with translation MAKKVVGMLKLQVAAGDAKPSPPVGPALGQRGINIMEFCKAFNAKTADMEKGAPCPTVITYYADKSFSFEIKTPPASYYIKKAAKLSSGSKTPGRATAGSITAKQVREIAEAKMKDLNATSIEGAMQIIMGSARSMGVEVK, from the coding sequence ATGGCCAAGAAAGTAGTCGGCATGCTCAAGCTGCAAGTTGCAGCTGGCGACGCCAAGCCAAGCCCGCCGGTCGGCCCAGCATTGGGTCAGCGCGGCATCAATATCATGGAATTCTGCAAGGCGTTCAACGCCAAGACCGCAGATATGGAAAAAGGCGCGCCTTGCCCGACCGTGATCACCTATTACGCGGACAAGTCCTTCAGCTTCGAGATCAAGACGCCGCCTGCGTCTTATTACATCAAGAAAGCGGCCAAGCTGTCCTCGGGGTCCAAGACCCCCGGTCGTGCAACCGCCGGTTCGATCACCGCCAAGCAGGTGCGCGAAATCGCCGAAGCCAAGATGAAAGACCTCAATGCGACATCCATTGAAGGTGCAATGCAGATCATCATGGGCTCTGCCCGTTCGATGGGCGTGGAGGTCAAGTAA
- the rplA gene encoding 50S ribosomal protein L1, whose protein sequence is MAKHGKRTTAARAAFDGKVNVSVAEAIALVKGNASAKFDETVEIAMQLGVDPRHADQMVRGTVTLPNGTGKTVRVAVFARGDKAEEAKAAGADIVGAEDLMETIQSGKIDFDRCIATPDMMAIVGRLGKVLGPRNLMPNPRVGTVTMDVKEAVEAAKGGQVQFKAEKAGVVHAGIGKASFSAEQLQENMRAFVDAVGKARPTGAKGTYMKKIAVSSTMGPGVTVDVASATGNL, encoded by the coding sequence ATGGCAAAGCATGGTAAGCGCACAACCGCAGCCCGCGCCGCCTTTGACGGCAAAGTGAATGTGTCGGTCGCCGAAGCGATAGCGCTGGTCAAAGGTAATGCATCCGCAAAATTCGACGAAACCGTCGAAATCGCGATGCAGCTGGGTGTTGACCCGCGTCACGCCGACCAGATGGTCCGTGGCACGGTGACCCTGCCCAACGGCACCGGCAAGACCGTCCGCGTGGCTGTTTTCGCCCGTGGCGACAAGGCCGAAGAGGCGAAAGCCGCTGGTGCCGATATCGTTGGCGCCGAGGATCTGATGGAAACCATCCAATCCGGCAAGATCGATTTCGACCGTTGCATCGCGACCCCTGACATGATGGCCATCGTCGGCCGTCTGGGCAAGGTGCTTGGCCCCCGCAACCTGATGCCAAACCCGCGCGTCGGCACTGTGACCATGGATGTCAAGGAAGCTGTCGAAGCAGCCAAGGGCGGCCAAGTGCAGTTCAAGGCCGAAAAAGCAGGCGTCGTGCATGCCGGTATCGGCAAGGCGTCGTTTTCTGCCGAACAGCTGCAGGAAAACATGCGCGCTTTCGTGGATGCCGTCGGCAAGGCCCGTCCAACGGGCGCCAAGGGCACCTATATGAAAAAGATCGCCGTCAGCTCGACCATGGGCCCCGGCGTGACGGTTGATGTTGCCTCGGCGACCGGCAACCTCTGA
- a CDS encoding putative bifunctional diguanylate cyclase/phosphodiesterase: protein MTTQNPPYFRNLEDFAGIASDWFWETDRRHRFIYFSNQMEQVTRLRRADILGRERDIFAAEPSGPAWQAHLDDLRAHRAFRNFEYHIIRPTDGSVMWLRIAGQPQFDQAGEFTGYRGTGHDITREKMAMMQLEQSNAALAIRNRELDAARQALEQAAYHDPLTGLPNRRAFERALEHCLGLAGGQVTLLHLDLDRFKWVNDTLGHQSGDAVLVTAAQRISAAAGDRGQAYRVGGDEFMVLLTQDIAADLAHEIGTAIVTALTCPIDLAQRQVTIGISIGIAPGIAGQDTAATVIAHADVALYEAKRNGRNQVCQITPQITQRMQVKRQIAATIPGALARGEFTAYFQPQADINTGEIVGAEALVRWHHPACGLLYPADFLDIAAEMGMIEDIDRQVLRLALAAVDKLQARGINLPSMSVNISAPRLMDPRLPADVASSWIDRRCGLSIELLETIYFDDRREVPQIKENLQQLRDMGVEIHSDDFGSGRASIIGLLKVQPDRLKIECSMIRTALRDPRKRKVVAAILEMTRALGIAATAEGVETADDIAAVRSIGCVYYQGKLLAPPLQEPAFIAFLSHQKMATKKKTAGRDDLPFCD, encoded by the coding sequence ATGACAACGCAGAACCCACCCTATTTCCGCAACCTCGAAGATTTTGCAGGAATTGCCTCTGACTGGTTCTGGGAAACCGACCGTCGGCACAGGTTCATTTATTTTTCCAACCAGATGGAACAGGTCACCCGGCTGCGCAGGGCGGATATCCTGGGGCGCGAACGTGATATCTTTGCGGCAGAACCTTCTGGCCCGGCATGGCAGGCGCATCTCGATGATTTGCGGGCGCATCGTGCATTTCGCAATTTCGAATATCACATCATCCGGCCGACGGACGGGTCGGTGATGTGGCTGCGCATCGCCGGTCAACCGCAGTTTGACCAGGCGGGGGAATTTACCGGCTATCGCGGCACCGGGCACGATATCACCCGCGAAAAGATGGCCATGATGCAGCTGGAACAAAGCAATGCCGCGCTGGCCATCCGCAATCGCGAACTTGACGCCGCGCGGCAGGCCTTGGAACAGGCGGCCTATCACGATCCGTTGACAGGGCTGCCGAACCGGCGTGCCTTTGAACGCGCGCTGGAACATTGTCTGGGTCTGGCGGGTGGGCAGGTGACCTTGCTGCACCTTGATCTGGACAGGTTCAAATGGGTGAATGACACGCTCGGGCACCAAAGCGGGGATGCGGTGCTGGTCACCGCCGCGCAACGGATCTCGGCGGCGGCGGGCGACCGGGGGCAAGCCTACCGCGTGGGCGGCGATGAATTCATGGTCTTGCTGACGCAGGATATCGCGGCCGATCTCGCCCATGAGATCGGGACTGCGATCGTCACCGCCCTCACCTGCCCGATCGATCTGGCGCAGCGGCAGGTCACGATCGGCATCAGCATCGGGATCGCCCCCGGCATCGCGGGGCAGGATACCGCCGCCACGGTGATCGCCCATGCCGATGTCGCGCTTTACGAGGCGAAACGCAACGGGCGCAACCAGGTCTGCCAGATCACACCGCAAATCACCCAGCGGATGCAGGTCAAACGCCAGATTGCAGCCACCATCCCGGGCGCGCTGGCCCGCGGCGAATTTACCGCCTATTTCCAACCGCAGGCCGATATCAACACCGGCGAAATCGTCGGCGCAGAGGCGCTGGTGCGCTGGCATCACCCCGCATGCGGCTTGCTGTATCCGGCCGATTTTCTGGATATCGCCGCCGAAATGGGCATGATCGAAGATATCGACCGGCAGGTGCTGCGCCTGGCGCTGGCGGCGGTGGATAAATTGCAGGCGCGCGGGATTAACCTGCCATCAATGTCGGTGAACATCAGCGCACCGCGCCTGATGGACCCGCGCCTGCCCGCTGATGTGGCCAGTTCCTGGATTGATCGCAGATGCGGCCTGTCGATCGAATTGCTGGAAACGATCTATTTCGACGACCGGCGCGAAGTGCCGCAGATCAAGGAAAATCTGCAACAGCTGCGCGACATGGGGGTCGAAATACATTCCGATGATTTTGGCAGCGGGCGGGCGTCGATCATCGGCTTGCTGAAGGTGCAGCCAGACCGGCTCAAGATTGAATGCAGCATGATCCGCACGGCGCTGCGCGATCCGCGCAAACGCAAGGTGGTTGCGGCCATCCTTGAAATGACCCGCGCCTTGGGCATTGCGGCCACCGCCGAAGGTGTCGAAACCGCCGATGATATCGCCGCCGTGCGCAGCATCGGCTGCGTCTATTATCAGGGCAAGCTGCTGGCCCCGCCGCTGCAAGAACCAGCTTTCATCGCATTCCTGTCACACCAAAAAATGGCGACAAAAAAGAAAACGGCAGGCCGTGATGACCTGCCGTTCTGCGATTAA
- the rplJ gene encoding 50S ribosomal protein L10 — protein sequence MDRAQKEQLVDELGQIFESSGVVVVAHYEGMTVAEMQDLRARMRDVDGAVRVAKNKLAKIALEGKPCASIASYLTGMTVIAYSEDPVAAAKVVDAFAKTNDKLVVLGGAMGDTALDPAGVKAVAGMPSREELIASIVGCIGAPAANLAGAIGAPASNIASILSTIEEKAA from the coding sequence GTGGATAGAGCACAAAAAGAACAATTGGTCGATGAACTCGGCCAGATCTTTGAAAGCTCTGGCGTTGTAGTGGTCGCCCACTACGAAGGCATGACAGTTGCTGAAATGCAGGACCTGCGGGCGCGTATGCGTGACGTCGACGGGGCCGTACGCGTTGCCAAGAACAAGCTCGCCAAGATCGCCCTTGAGGGTAAGCCATGCGCAAGCATCGCCTCTTACCTGACGGGCATGACCGTGATCGCCTATTCCGAAGACCCTGTCGCAGCAGCGAAAGTGGTCGATGCCTTTGCCAAGACGAACGATAAATTGGTCGTTCTGGGCGGGGCAATGGGTGACACGGCACTGGATCCAGCTGGTGTGAAAGCCGTTGCCGGGATGCCAAGCCGCGAGGAGCTTATTGCTTCCATCGTGGGCTGCATCGGGGCACCTGCCGCCAACCTTGCCGGGGCCATTGGCGCGCCTGCTTCGAACATCGCGAGCATTCTTTCGACCATCGAAGAGAAAGCTGCGTAA
- the rplL gene encoding 50S ribosomal protein L7/L12 — protein sequence MADLKKLAEEIVGLTLLQAQELKTILKDEYGIEPAAGGAVMMAGPAAGAAEAAEEKTEFDVVLKDAGAQKINVIKEVRGITGLGLKEAKDLVEAGGKVKEGASKAEADEIKAKLEAAGATVELA from the coding sequence ATGGCTGATCTGAAAAAACTGGCTGAAGAGATCGTTGGTCTGACCCTTCTGCAAGCACAAGAACTGAAAACCATCCTGAAGGATGAATATGGCATCGAGCCCGCTGCTGGCGGCGCTGTGATGATGGCTGGTCCTGCTGCTGGTGCAGCAGAAGCTGCCGAAGAAAAGACCGAATTCGACGTCGTCCTGAAAGACGCCGGCGCACAGAAGATCAACGTGATCAAAGAAGTGCGCGGCATCACCGGTCTGGGCCTGAAAGAAGCAAAAGACCTGGTCGAAGCTGGCGGCAAGGTCAAAGAAGGCGCTTCCAAAGCCGAAGCCGACGAAATCAAAGCCAAGCTGGAAGCAGCTGGCGCGACCGTCGAACTGGCGTAA